In Ferribacterium limneticum, a genomic segment contains:
- the nosZ gene encoding Sec-dependent nitrous-oxide reductase, which produces MKKFVVKSTALLLAAGFAATAYSAESLQDVMKRRNLSQQDLLAASKTYVPTGKRDEFVAFSSGGQSGQIIVYGIPSMRILKYIGVFTPEPWQGYGFDENSKSVLRQGNIDGKEINWGDTHHPAISETQGKYDGQFLFINDKANPRLAVIDLRDFETKQIVVNPIFKSEHGGAFVTPNTDYIIEAAQYASPLENKKFYPLEEFNEKYRGGVTYWKFDRKEGRINPKESFSLELPPYSQDLSDAGKGPSDGWSFTNSFCSERYVGGIEKGRPPYEAGCSAKDTDYLHVINWKKAAELVAAGKAKTINGHKVLMMETAIKEGILFLVPEPKSPHGVDVTPDGKFLTVAGKLDTHVSVYSFEKIQAAIKAGKFESKDPYGIPVIGMKDALHTQVQLGLGPLHTQYDSKPCIAYTSLYVDSQVVKWNHCEGKVLDKISVHYNIGHLMTMEGDSADPKGRYLVALNKLAIDRFVPVGPLHPQNHQLIDISNDKMQLLYDMPLPLGEPHYVVAIEASKLKPGVRYKVGTDSRTDKPHPGMVRAGEEVTTKKGNKIEVKGTLIRSHITPETIEAEVGDEITIHLTNLERAQDETHGFTVSTMNVHASVEPGKTVTVKFKADKEGVYPYYCTEFCSALHLEMQGYLLVKPKGWKPGKVEAAKAVYTEADYKATVKKVADTQVVIDSVVGYITSVNFKDFPDVVNMVDDATDQLNKMKEAKGKHEAAAAKKDWDQANLWAEQVWQYQVKAADIGLRAKTYLEQNGAKKVK; this is translated from the coding sequence ATGAAAAAATTTGTAGTGAAATCTACCGCGCTGCTGCTGGCAGCCGGTTTCGCAGCGACGGCGTACTCCGCCGAATCGCTGCAGGACGTGATGAAACGGCGCAATCTGAGCCAGCAGGATCTGCTCGCTGCGTCGAAGACCTACGTCCCGACCGGCAAGCGCGACGAATTCGTCGCCTTCAGCTCGGGCGGCCAGTCCGGCCAGATCATCGTGTATGGCATTCCGTCCATGCGTATCCTCAAGTACATCGGTGTGTTCACGCCGGAACCGTGGCAAGGCTACGGCTTCGATGAAAACTCCAAGTCCGTGCTGCGCCAGGGCAACATCGACGGCAAGGAAATTAACTGGGGCGATACGCACCACCCGGCCATCTCCGAAACCCAGGGCAAGTACGACGGCCAGTTCCTGTTCATCAACGACAAGGCCAATCCGCGCCTCGCCGTGATCGACCTGCGTGACTTCGAAACCAAGCAGATCGTGGTCAACCCGATCTTCAAGTCTGAGCACGGCGGCGCTTTCGTTACGCCGAACACCGACTACATCATCGAAGCCGCCCAGTACGCCTCGCCGCTTGAGAACAAGAAGTTCTACCCGCTCGAAGAGTTCAACGAGAAGTATCGCGGCGGCGTCACCTACTGGAAGTTCGACCGCAAGGAAGGCCGCATCAATCCGAAGGAGTCCTTCTCGCTCGAACTGCCGCCGTACTCGCAGGACTTGTCCGACGCTGGTAAAGGCCCGTCAGACGGCTGGTCGTTCACCAACTCGTTCTGTTCCGAGCGTTACGTCGGCGGCATCGAAAAGGGTCGTCCGCCGTATGAAGCCGGTTGCTCCGCCAAGGACACCGATTATCTGCACGTGATCAACTGGAAGAAGGCGGCCGAACTGGTTGCTGCCGGCAAAGCCAAGACCATCAACGGCCACAAGGTCCTGATGATGGAAACGGCAATCAAGGAAGGCATCCTCTTCCTGGTTCCGGAACCGAAGTCGCCGCATGGCGTCGACGTCACCCCGGACGGCAAGTTCCTGACCGTCGCCGGCAAGCTCGACACTCACGTGTCGGTCTACTCCTTCGAGAAGATTCAGGCCGCCATCAAGGCCGGCAAGTTCGAATCCAAGGATCCGTACGGCATTCCGGTCATCGGCATGAAGGATGCGCTGCACACCCAGGTTCAGCTCGGCCTTGGTCCTTTGCACACCCAGTACGATTCCAAGCCCTGTATCGCCTACACCTCGCTGTATGTCGATTCGCAGGTCGTCAAATGGAACCACTGCGAAGGCAAGGTGCTCGACAAGATCTCCGTGCACTACAACATCGGTCACCTGATGACCATGGAAGGCGACTCGGCCGATCCGAAGGGTCGTTACCTGGTTGCGCTGAACAAGCTGGCGATCGACCGCTTCGTGCCGGTTGGTCCGCTGCATCCGCAGAACCACCAGCTGATCGACATTTCGAACGACAAGATGCAGTTGTTGTACGACATGCCGCTGCCGCTGGGTGAGCCGCACTACGTGGTCGCCATCGAAGCTTCGAAGCTGAAGCCGGGCGTGCGCTACAAGGTCGGTACCGATTCCCGCACCGACAAGCCGCATCCGGGCATGGTTCGCGCTGGCGAAGAAGTGACAACCAAGAAGGGCAACAAGATCGAGGTCAAGGGCACGCTGATCCGTTCGCACATCACGCCGGAAACCATCGAAGCTGAAGTCGGCGACGAAATCACCATCCACCTGACCAACCTTGAGCGCGCTCAGGACGAAACCCACGGCTTCACCGTTTCGACCATGAACGTGCACGCTTCGGTTGAGCCAGGCAAGACAGTGACCGTCAAGTTCAAGGCCGACAAGGAAGGTGTGTATCCGTACTACTGCACCGAGTTCTGTTCCGCACTGCACCTTGAAATGCAGGGTTACCTGCTGGTCAAGCCGAAGGGCTGGAAGCCGGGCAAGGTTGAAGCGGCCAAGGCCGTCTATACCGAAGCCGACTACAAGGCCACGGTCAAGAAGGTTGCCGACACCCAGGTCGTCATTGATTCCGTCGTTGGTTACATCACCAGCGTCAACTTCAAGGACTTCCCGGATGTGGTGAACATGGTCGATGACGCCACCGACCAGCTCAACAAGATGAAGGAAGCCAAGGGCAAGCACGAAGCCGCAGCCGCCAAGAAGGATTGGGACCAGGCGAATCTGTGGGCCGAGCAAGTCTGGCAATACCAGGTCAAGGCTGCCGACATCGGTCTGCGTGCCAAGACCTACCTTGAGCAGAACGGCGCCAAGAAGGTCAAGTAA
- a CDS encoding c-type cytochrome produces MTLIAAALVATPAFAALDGAKLFAEKTCNACHGAKADKPLMPNYPKLAGQNAAYAEAQMKDIKSGARNNGQTAAMKGVMHLVNDEEIKAISEYLSKLK; encoded by the coding sequence ATGACATTGATCGCAGCGGCACTCGTCGCCACGCCGGCCTTCGCCGCACTTGACGGTGCCAAGCTTTTTGCCGAAAAAACCTGTAACGCCTGCCACGGCGCCAAGGCTGACAAGCCGCTGATGCCGAACTATCCGAAACTGGCTGGTCAGAATGCCGCCTACGCCGAAGCGCAAATGAAGGACATCAAGAGTGGTGCCCGCAACAACGGCCAGACCGCCGCCATGAAGGGCGTCATGCATCTTGTCAATGACGAGGAAATCAAGGCTATTTCCGAATACCTGTCTAAACTCAAGTGA
- a CDS encoding c-type cytochrome has product MKKASLLLISLLTAGIAFAAPPAPKTEGIEGKDYKWNAQGGEKSEALSKKGDAKAGEEGYETCGACHLPSGAGRPDGTFPQLAGQHTTVLIKQMADIRAGLRDNPTMYPFAATLTDAQELANVAAYIEKLCIPLDHGHYDSKPGDNMDKNWKAPADTDKRIAEGKALYEKECLECHGKNGEGNKEKFYPVIAGQHYKYLLRQMTEIRNGHRRNANPDMVKIIKKYTDDQLISISAYQSSLVMPGNMCKPKAGGKKK; this is encoded by the coding sequence ATGAAAAAAGCATCACTCCTTTTGATCAGTCTGCTCACCGCCGGCATCGCTTTTGCCGCCCCGCCGGCCCCGAAAACCGAAGGCATCGAGGGCAAGGATTACAAGTGGAACGCCCAGGGCGGCGAGAAGAGCGAAGCGCTCTCCAAAAAAGGTGACGCCAAGGCTGGCGAAGAAGGTTACGAAACCTGTGGCGCCTGCCACCTGCCGTCCGGTGCCGGTCGTCCTGACGGCACCTTCCCGCAACTCGCCGGCCAGCACACCACCGTGCTGATCAAGCAGATGGCCGACATCCGCGCTGGTCTGCGCGACAACCCGACGATGTACCCGTTTGCCGCGACGCTGACCGATGCCCAGGAACTGGCCAATGTCGCCGCCTACATCGAGAAATTGTGCATTCCGCTCGACCACGGTCATTACGACTCGAAGCCGGGCGACAATATGGACAAGAACTGGAAGGCACCGGCCGATACCGACAAGCGCATCGCCGAAGGCAAGGCGCTGTACGAGAAGGAATGTCTGGAGTGCCACGGCAAGAATGGCGAAGGCAACAAGGAAAAGTTCTATCCCGTCATCGCCGGCCAGCACTACAAGTACCTGCTGCGCCAAATGACCGAGATTCGCAACGGCCATCGCCGCAACGCCAATCCGGACATGGTCAAGATCATCAAGAAGTACACCGATGACCAGCTGATTTCCATCTCGGCTTATCAGTCCAGCCTGGTCATGCCGGGCAACATGTGCAAGCCGAAAGCCGGCGGCAAGAAGAAGTAA
- the nosD gene encoding nitrous oxide reductase family maturation protein NosD yields the protein MSRLNQLARLSLAATLLLVIATGNTEPQGEVPAGMGARANVDRPKPTFMLHERDKRVHGLKPFQDLVDKAPAGSVLKPPPGNYSGPVTINKPLTIDGGGQVTIDSGDRGTVMVLDASDSTIRGIRLTGSGDSHDTDDSCLDVRGNHNTIENLELDNCLFGLDLKQSNNNTIRGNSIRSKDRELGVRGDGLRLWYSNDNLIEKNKIIDSRDMVAWYSHKNVFRDNIGKRSRYSIHFMFANDNVVERNEFYDNAVGVYFMYTEGGLVRDNIISHATGATGMGIGFKEASGTIIENNEIIYCGVGIGSDLSPFQPDSTIEIRGNRFAYNGTGIMFNSETGGNNMIDNTFEGNLTQVAYGGHGDNNNSPKNVWRGNYWDDYQGFDRNADGVGDKTHELYAYADQIWMELPIARFFRSSPVMELLDFLERLAPFSTPDLILRDEKPRFVKPERTARS from the coding sequence GTGAGCCGCCTGAACCAACTGGCCCGGCTGAGCCTGGCCGCCACGCTCCTGCTGGTCATCGCCACCGGCAACACCGAGCCGCAAGGCGAAGTGCCGGCCGGCATGGGCGCCCGCGCCAATGTCGACCGGCCGAAGCCGACCTTCATGCTGCACGAGCGCGACAAGCGGGTGCATGGCCTCAAGCCCTTCCAGGATCTCGTCGACAAGGCGCCCGCCGGCTCGGTGCTCAAGCCACCGCCCGGCAACTACTCCGGCCCGGTGACCATCAACAAGCCGCTGACCATCGACGGTGGTGGGCAGGTGACGATTGACTCCGGCGACCGCGGCACAGTCATGGTCCTCGACGCCAGCGACTCGACGATCCGCGGCATCCGCCTGACCGGCTCCGGTGACTCGCACGATACCGACGACTCCTGTCTCGACGTTCGCGGCAACCACAACACCATCGAGAACCTCGAACTCGACAACTGCCTGTTCGGCCTCGACCTCAAGCAGTCGAACAACAACACCATTCGCGGCAACAGCATCCGTTCCAAGGACCGCGAACTCGGCGTGCGCGGCGACGGCCTGCGCCTGTGGTACAGCAACGACAACCTGATCGAGAAGAACAAGATCATCGACTCGCGCGACATGGTCGCCTGGTACTCGCACAAGAACGTTTTCCGCGACAACATCGGCAAACGCAGCCGCTACTCGATCCACTTCATGTTCGCCAACGACAACGTCGTCGAGCGCAACGAGTTCTACGACAACGCGGTCGGCGTCTATTTCATGTACACCGAAGGCGGCCTCGTGCGCGACAACATCATTTCGCACGCCACCGGCGCCACCGGCATGGGCATCGGTTTCAAGGAAGCCTCGGGCACGATCATCGAGAACAACGAGATCATCTACTGCGGCGTCGGCATCGGCTCCGACCTCTCGCCCTTCCAGCCCGACAGCACCATCGAGATCCGCGGCAACCGCTTCGCCTACAACGGCACCGGCATCATGTTCAACAGCGAAACCGGCGGCAACAACATGATCGACAACACCTTCGAAGGCAACCTGACCCAGGTCGCCTACGGCGGCCATGGCGACAACAACAATAGCCCGAAGAACGTCTGGCGCGGCAATTACTGGGACGACTACCAGGGCTTCGACCGTAACGCCGACGGTGTCGGCGACAAGACCCACGAGCTCTACGCCTACGCTGACCAGATCTGGATGGAACTGCCCATCGCCCGCTTTTTCCGCAGCTCGCCGGTCATGGAACTGCTCGACTTCCTCGAGCGCCTGGCCCCCTTCTCGACACCGGACCTGATCCTGCGCGACGAAAAACCGCGCTTCGTCAAACCTGAAAGAACGGCACGATCATGA
- a CDS encoding 4Fe-4S dicluster domain-containing protein has translation MSEIDDEVGSDNSDSNPPRPPAGNGKPAVSIAKRQTNRRRVLRTILLTGGVLGAAMSGFLPLVYAQKKRLRPPGALDEKDFLGSCIKCGQCVQVCPVSAIKLADLVDGMGVGTPYIDARSQACDFSCDAVQCILACPTGSLTYHKPDFLPVRPGAALAAKPILIAKEKDPEPTLNMHERIGVARLSRPEACLAVQGKGFKGQTRGPDFKGQLRYMSVDRWKPVKVSSHPYDVAECDLCVRECPIKGAISIETVFAPDGSQRKSPVVHEPCVGCGVCEMVCPVEPTAITIEAGEVWKI, from the coding sequence ATGAGCGAGATCGACGACGAAGTCGGTAGCGACAACAGCGACAGCAACCCGCCCCGCCCGCCCGCCGGCAACGGCAAACCGGCCGTTTCGATCGCCAAGCGGCAGACCAACCGGCGCCGCGTGCTGCGCACCATCCTGCTGACCGGCGGTGTGCTCGGCGCGGCAATGTCCGGCTTCCTGCCCCTCGTCTATGCCCAGAAAAAACGCCTGCGCCCGCCCGGCGCGCTCGATGAAAAAGACTTTCTCGGCAGCTGCATCAAATGCGGCCAGTGCGTCCAGGTCTGCCCGGTATCGGCCATCAAGCTGGCCGACCTGGTCGACGGCATGGGTGTCGGCACGCCCTACATCGATGCCCGCAGCCAGGCCTGCGATTTTTCGTGCGACGCCGTGCAGTGCATCCTGGCCTGCCCGACCGGTTCGCTGACTTACCACAAGCCGGATTTCCTGCCGGTTCGCCCCGGCGCCGCGCTGGCCGCCAAGCCCATCCTGATCGCCAAGGAAAAAGACCCCGAGCCGACGCTCAACATGCACGAGCGCATCGGCGTCGCCCGCCTGAGCCGCCCGGAAGCCTGCCTGGCCGTCCAGGGCAAGGGCTTCAAGGGGCAGACACGCGGCCCCGACTTCAAGGGCCAGCTCCGTTACATGTCGGTCGACCGCTGGAAACCGGTCAAGGTCAGCAGCCATCCCTACGATGTCGCCGAATGCGATCTGTGCGTCCGCGAATGCCCGATCAAGGGCGCCATTTCCATCGAAACGGTGTTCGCCCCGGACGGCAGCCAGCGCAAGTCGCCGGTCGTCCATGAACCCTGTGTCGGCTGCGGCGTCTGCGAAATGGTCTGCCCGGTCGAACCCACTGCCATCACCATCGAAGCCGGCGAGGTCTGGAAAATATGA